Proteins from a genomic interval of Asticcacaulis sp. AND118:
- a CDS encoding SURF1 family protein: MKTPTRTFPVALTAFVAVALIILLGLGTWQVQRLHWKTQLLTDLERTRAIATVPVETLLSKPGDQDWRQVSLDCRSDPRDWVYMHGVSDGVAGFYVLTHCAAGQGTILVDLGFTTQKPTLSAPIDTALTGRLRPFETPNGFVPPNNIAADDWYSRSATDLSKRWNTPLRPDYFVAATVSVVPGLTPVDATANLSNRHLEYALTWYGLAATLIGVYIAVLYSRLRAISAGNGS; the protein is encoded by the coding sequence GTGAAGACGCCCACACGCACCTTTCCTGTTGCCCTTACGGCCTTTGTGGCCGTGGCGCTGATCATCCTGCTGGGTCTTGGGACCTGGCAGGTTCAGCGTTTGCACTGGAAGACGCAGTTGCTGACCGATCTGGAACGCACCCGCGCCATCGCGACGGTGCCCGTCGAAACCCTGCTGTCAAAGCCCGGTGATCAGGACTGGCGGCAGGTCTCGCTCGATTGCCGCAGCGATCCCCGCGACTGGGTCTATATGCACGGCGTGTCCGACGGGGTAGCCGGTTTTTACGTCCTGACGCATTGCGCGGCGGGGCAGGGGACGATCCTTGTCGATCTTGGCTTCACGACGCAGAAACCGACTCTGAGCGCGCCCATTGACACGGCTTTGACCGGACGTCTACGGCCTTTTGAGACGCCCAATGGCTTCGTGCCGCCCAATAATATCGCGGCGGACGACTGGTACTCGCGTTCGGCCACCGATCTGTCGAAGCGCTGGAATACGCCCCTGCGTCCGGACTATTTCGTCGCAGCGACCGTGTCGGTTGTCCCCGGTCTGACGCCGGTGGACGCCACCGCCAACCTGTCCAATCGCCATCTGGAATATGCCCTGACCTGGTATGGGCTGGCGGCGACGCTGATCGGTGTCTATATAGCGGTTCTGTATTCGCGCCTAAGAGCCATTTCCGCCGGAAACGGCTCTTAG
- a CDS encoding cytochrome c oxidase subunit 3 has protein sequence MSNDAVKHDYHIINPSPWPLLGSLFSVIMFIGLVIWMKGLFGIEKTPVVFGIGFIGVLYVMWGWWADVIKESRAGDHTPVVQIGLRYGMIMFIASEVMFFVAWFWVFFEAALFHEHRAGVHSSIEEVRTAWASLGATDPNGWLPAGVEAVSAWQLPLLNTLLLLLSGTTVTWAHHALQEGDRNGAKWGLFLTVILGAIFTSVQAFEYYHIVHHHLFFNEDAANAGLYGSAFFMATGFHGFHVLIGTIFLLVCLIRLLRGGFTPQKHFGFEAAAWYWHFVDVVWLFLFAFIYVIFGA, from the coding sequence ATGTCTAACGACGCCGTCAAACACGATTATCACATCATCAACCCCAGCCCGTGGCCGTTGCTTGGCTCGCTGTTCTCCGTGATCATGTTCATCGGACTGGTCATCTGGATGAAGGGGCTGTTTGGCATCGAAAAGACCCCGGTGGTGTTCGGCATTGGTTTCATCGGCGTGCTTTACGTCATGTGGGGCTGGTGGGCCGATGTGATCAAGGAATCGCGCGCTGGCGACCATACGCCGGTCGTGCAGATCGGTCTGCGTTACGGCATGATCATGTTCATCGCTTCGGAAGTGATGTTCTTCGTGGCCTGGTTCTGGGTCTTCTTCGAAGCGGCGCTGTTCCACGAACACCGCGCGGGCGTCCATTCCTCGATCGAGGAAGTGCGTACCGCCTGGGCGTCTCTCGGTGCGACCGACCCTAACGGCTGGCTGCCGGCGGGCGTCGAAGCGGTTTCGGCGTGGCAACTGCCTCTGCTCAACACCCTGCTGCTGCTGCTGTCAGGCACGACCGTCACCTGGGCGCATCACGCGCTGCAGGAAGGCGACCGTAACGGCGCCAAGTGGGGCCTGTTCCTCACCGTCATTCTGGGGGCCATCTTCACCAGCGTGCAGGCCTTCGAATATTACCACATCGTCCACCACCACCTGTTCTTCAACGAAGACGCCGCCAATGCGGGCCTGTACGGTTCGGCCTTCTTCATGGCTACGGGCTTCCACGGTTTCCACGTCCTCATCGGCACCATCTTCCTGCTGGTGTGCCTGATCCGCCTGCTGCGCGGCGGCTTCACCCCGCAGAAGCACTTCGGTTTCGAGGCGGCGGCCTGGTACTGGCATTTCGTCGACGTGGTGTGGCTGTTCCTCTTCGCCTTCATCTACGTCATCTTCGGGGCCTAA
- a CDS encoding cytochrome c oxidase assembly protein, with amino-acid sequence MKKLSRNQKVAVWCVAGLAGMFGLAFASVPLYRMFCQVTGFDGTTQRAEVESSIVLERKIRVYFDTNANNIPWSFKVERPVQDTQLGKTNMIYFTVKNDGDVPLTGRASYNVLPEAMGGYFMKLQCFCFTDQTLRPGEERTFPVVYYVDPRMLEDIDAKNTKDVTLSYTFFPSQIDKK; translated from the coding sequence ATGAAAAAGCTGAGCCGAAACCAGAAGGTCGCCGTGTGGTGCGTGGCGGGGCTGGCCGGCATGTTCGGTCTGGCCTTCGCCTCGGTGCCGCTCTACCGCATGTTCTGTCAGGTGACGGGCTTCGACGGCACGACCCAGCGCGCCGAGGTGGAGTCCTCGATCGTGCTTGAACGCAAGATCCGCGTCTATTTCGACACCAACGCCAATAATATCCCTTGGAGTTTCAAGGTCGAACGGCCGGTGCAGGACACCCAGCTCGGCAAGACCAACATGATCTATTTCACGGTGAAAAACGATGGCGATGTGCCGCTGACCGGGCGCGCCAGCTATAATGTCCTGCCGGAAGCCATGGGCGGCTATTTTATGAAGCTGCAATGCTTCTGCTTCACCGACCAGACGCTGAGGCCGGGCGAAGAACGCACCTTCCCCGTGGTCTACTATGTCGATCCCAGGATGCTGGAAGACATCGACGCGAAGAATACGAAGGACGTGACCCTCTCCTACACCTTCTTCCCGTCGCAGATCGATAAAAAGTAA
- the cyoE gene encoding heme o synthase, giving the protein MNLKPVTIETPKPDPTHPAYAEKALRGLPTDYFQLLKPRVMSLVVFTGLTGLVVAPVDMDPFLAFVAVLCIALGAGAAGALNMAIEGETDALMRRTRGRPVASGRVTKSDAMAFGGVLAFLSVAMMWLAINAIAAGLLALTILYYVVFYTIVLKRRTPQNIVIGGAAGAFPPVIGWAAATGAAPLEAWVLFAIIFLWTPPHSWALALYTAEDYAKAGIPMMPVARGAKSTRLQILIYSLIMAPVACLPVAFSLGGMIYAVVSVLGGAFFIFLAVRLFLSRAGDHPEGGENSLYDVKKEALAARNLFAFSILYLTALFAALLIHHAFMGA; this is encoded by the coding sequence GTGAACCTTAAGCCCGTGACCATCGAAACGCCGAAGCCGGACCCGACACACCCCGCCTATGCCGAAAAGGCCTTGCGGGGGCTGCCGACCGACTATTTCCAGTTGCTCAAGCCGCGCGTCATGTCGCTGGTGGTGTTCACCGGCCTGACCGGTCTCGTCGTCGCGCCGGTGGACATGGACCCGTTTCTGGCCTTCGTCGCCGTGCTGTGCATCGCGCTGGGGGCAGGGGCCGCAGGCGCGCTGAACATGGCCATAGAAGGCGAAACCGACGCCCTGATGCGCCGTACGCGCGGGCGGCCCGTAGCGTCGGGACGCGTCACCAAATCCGACGCCATGGCGTTTGGCGGCGTGCTGGCCTTTCTGTCGGTGGCCATGATGTGGCTGGCGATCAACGCCATCGCTGCCGGTCTGCTGGCTCTGACCATCCTCTATTACGTCGTCTTCTACACCATCGTGCTCAAGCGCCGCACGCCGCAGAATATCGTCATCGGCGGGGCCGCCGGGGCCTTCCCGCCGGTGATCGGATGGGCCGCCGCGACCGGCGCCGCGCCGCTGGAAGCCTGGGTTTTGTTCGCCATCATCTTCCTGTGGACCCCGCCGCATAGCTGGGCGCTGGCCCTTTATACGGCCGAAGACTACGCCAAGGCCGGCATCCCGATGATGCCCGTGGCCAGGGGGGCGAAGTCGACGCGCCTGCAAATCCTGATCTACAGCCTGATCATGGCTCCGGTGGCCTGCCTGCCCGTGGCCTTCAGCCTGGGCGGCATGATCTACGCCGTAGTGTCGGTGCTGGGCGGGGCCTTCTTTATCTTTCTGGCGGTGCGTCTGTTCCTGTCGCGCGCCGGCGACCATCCCGAAGGCGGCGAGAACTCGCTCTACGACGTCAAGAAGGAAGCACTGGCCGCGCGCAACCTGTTCGCCTTTTCCATCCTCTATCTGACGGCGCTGTTCGCCGCGCTGCTGATTCATCACGCCTTTATGGGAGCCTGA
- the ctaD gene encoding cytochrome c oxidase subunit I encodes MASNASVVHDHHHDDHDHKPGFFARWFLSTNHKDIGTLYLIFAIMAGLLGGALSGLIRWELYEPGLQVFVQGSLLDQLNIFEGKHGYNAVVTAHAVLMIFFMVMPAMIGGFGNWFVPIMIGAPDMAFPRLNNISFWLLVASFILLMVSIFVPGGPGGASEHGFGGGWTMYPPMSSTKGSPGAAFDLIIFSFHLSGASSILGAINFITTIFNMRAPGMTLHRMPLFAWSVLVTAFLLLLSLPVFAGAITMLLTDRNFGTAFFDPAGGGDPVMYQHLFWFFGHPEVYILILPGFGIISHVVSTFSKKPVFGYLAMAYAMVAIGFVGFIVWAHHMYTVGMGFNLRAYFVMATMVIAVPTGVKIFSWIATMWGGSLDFKVPMLWAIGFIFLFTVGGVTGVVLSNAGIDYSLHDTYYVVAHFHYVLSLGAVFAIFCGFYYWYEKMFGIKYNELLGQIHFWLMFVGVNVVFFPQHFLGLQGMPRRYVDYPEGFAYWNKVSSIGYVITAIGVLVFLIMIVESVIRRRKAEANPWGEGATTLEWTLSSPPPYHQFSELPVIKDEDGHH; translated from the coding sequence ATGGCATCGAATGCTTCTGTCGTTCACGATCATCATCACGACGATCACGACCATAAACCCGGTTTCTTCGCGCGCTGGTTCCTGTCCACCAATCACAAGGACATCGGCACGCTCTACCTGATCTTCGCCATCATGGCCGGCCTGCTGGGCGGGGCCCTGTCGGGTCTGATCCGCTGGGAGCTTTATGAGCCCGGTCTGCAGGTCTTCGTCCAGGGCTCGCTGCTGGATCAGCTCAATATCTTCGAGGGCAAGCACGGCTATAATGCCGTCGTGACGGCCCACGCCGTTCTGATGATTTTCTTCATGGTCATGCCCGCCATGATCGGCGGCTTCGGCAACTGGTTCGTGCCCATCATGATCGGCGCGCCGGATATGGCCTTCCCTCGCCTGAACAATATTTCGTTCTGGCTACTGGTCGCCTCCTTCATCCTGCTGATGGTCTCGATTTTCGTCCCCGGCGGGCCCGGTGGCGCGTCGGAGCACGGCTTCGGCGGCGGCTGGACCATGTATCCGCCCATGTCCTCAACCAAGGGCAGCCCCGGTGCGGCCTTCGACCTGATCATCTTCTCGTTCCACCTGTCGGGCGCGTCGTCGATCCTGGGGGCGATCAACTTCATCACCACCATCTTCAACATGCGCGCGCCGGGCATGACGCTGCATCGTATGCCGCTGTTCGCGTGGTCGGTGCTGGTCACCGCCTTCCTGCTGCTGCTGTCGCTGCCGGTCTTCGCCGGCGCCATCACCATGCTGCTGACCGACCGTAACTTCGGCACCGCCTTCTTCGATCCGGCGGGCGGCGGCGACCCGGTTATGTATCAGCATCTGTTCTGGTTCTTCGGCCACCCGGAAGTGTACATCCTGATCCTGCCGGGCTTCGGCATCATCAGTCACGTCGTTTCGACCTTCTCGAAAAAGCCCGTCTTCGGTTATCTGGCCATGGCTTACGCCATGGTGGCCATCGGTTTCGTCGGCTTCATCGTGTGGGCGCACCACATGTACACGGTCGGTATGGGCTTCAACCTGCGCGCCTACTTCGTCATGGCGACCATGGTCATCGCGGTGCCGACCGGGGTGAAGATCTTCTCGTGGATCGCCACCATGTGGGGCGGCTCGCTAGACTTCAAGGTGCCCATGCTGTGGGCCATCGGCTTCATCTTCCTGTTCACCGTCGGCGGCGTGACCGGCGTGGTGCTGTCGAACGCCGGCATCGACTACAGCCTGCACGACACCTATTACGTCGTCGCCCACTTCCACTATGTGCTGTCGCTCGGGGCGGTGTTCGCCATCTTCTGCGGCTTCTACTACTGGTACGAGAAGATGTTCGGCATCAAGTACAACGAACTGCTGGGTCAGATTCACTTCTGGCTGATGTTCGTCGGCGTGAACGTCGTCTTCTTCCCGCAGCACTTCCTGGGCCTTCAGGGGATGCCGCGCCGCTATGTCGACTATCCGGAAGGCTTCGCCTACTGGAACAAGGTGTCGTCGATCGGTTACGTCATCACCGCCATCGGCGTGCTGGTCTTCCTGATCATGATCGTCGAGTCGGTCATCCGTCGCCGCAAGGCCGAGGCCAATCCGTGGGGCGAAGGCGCCACGACACTCGAATGGACCCTGTCGTCTCCGCCGCCTTATCACCAGTTCTCGGAACTGCCGGTGATCAAGGACGAAGACGGCCATCACTAA
- the coxB gene encoding cytochrome c oxidase subunit II encodes MTALAGALGAGAVWAQDNLGLPTDKAIDLQPAAAPLKHDAIWFHDIILMPVITAIVVLVLALLIWIILRYNKRANPKPATFSHNTAIEIAWTVVPVLILVVIAFFSFSLLRKYNDMPTPDVVVKATGYQWYWAYDYPELGVEGVESRLLPEARELETAHEAKVPFLLGVDNELIVPVNRVVQVQVTGYDVIHAFALPAFGLKTDAIPGRLNSTWFKAEKTGVFYGQCSELCGVDHAYMPIVIRVVTDKEFDDYIVKAGGKTKAMIAAEEAATAAEAQRAAADAAASADASTAASAAAPAEADAAASAAAPAVQ; translated from the coding sequence TGCACTTGCAGGGGCACTGGGGGCCGGAGCCGTCTGGGCCCAGGACAATCTGGGGCTGCCGACCGACAAGGCCATCGATCTTCAGCCGGCCGCCGCGCCGCTCAAGCACGACGCCATCTGGTTCCACGACATCATCCTGATGCCGGTCATCACCGCGATCGTGGTGCTGGTTCTGGCTTTGCTGATCTGGATCATCCTGCGCTACAACAAGCGCGCCAACCCCAAGCCCGCCACCTTCTCGCACAACACCGCCATCGAAATCGCGTGGACGGTGGTGCCGGTGCTGATTCTCGTCGTCATCGCCTTCTTCTCCTTCTCGCTGCTGCGCAAATATAACGACATGCCGACGCCGGACGTTGTCGTGAAGGCCACCGGCTACCAGTGGTACTGGGCCTACGACTACCCGGAACTGGGGGTCGAGGGCGTCGAATCGCGTCTGCTGCCCGAAGCGCGCGAGCTTGAAACCGCGCACGAGGCCAAGGTGCCCTTCCTGTTGGGTGTCGACAACGAACTGATCGTTCCGGTGAACCGCGTGGTTCAGGTGCAGGTCACCGGCTACGACGTCATCCACGCCTTCGCGCTTCCGGCCTTCGGTCTGAAGACCGACGCCATTCCGGGCCGTCTGAACTCGACCTGGTTCAAGGCCGAAAAGACCGGCGTCTTCTACGGTCAATGCTCCGAACTGTGCGGCGTCGACCACGCCTATATGCCCATCGTCATCCGCGTCGTCACCGACAAGGAATTCGACGACTACATCGTCAAGGCGGGCGGCAAGACCAAAGCCATGATCGCCGCCGAAGAAGCGGCGACTGCGGCGGAAGCCCAGCGTGCGGCGGCCGACGCCGCGGCCTCGGCTGACGCTTCGACGGCTGCCTCGGCAGCGGCTCCCGCAGAAGCGGACGCAGCGGCTTCGGCCGCGGCTCCCGCCGTTCAATAA